In Rattus norvegicus strain BN/NHsdMcwi chromosome 3, GRCr8, whole genome shotgun sequence, a genomic segment contains:
- the Rprm gene encoding protein reprimo — MNSVLGNQTDVAGLFLANSSEALERAVRCCTQASVVTDDGFAEGGPDERSLYIMRVVQIAVMCVLSLTVVFGIFFLGCNLLIKSEGMINFLVKDRRPSKEVEAVVVGPY; from the coding sequence ATGAATTCAGTGCTGGGCAACCAGACCGACGTGGCTGGCCTGTTCCTGGCCAACAGTAGCGAGGCGCTGGAGCGCGCGGTGCGCTGCTGCACCCAGGCGTCGGTGGTGACCGACGATGGCTTCGCCGAGGGCGGCCCCGACGAGCGCAGCCTGTACATTATGCGCGTGGTGCAGATCGCTGTAATGTGTGTGCTCTCGCTCACCGTGGTTTTCGGCATCTTCTTCCTTGGCTGTAACCTGCTCATCAAGTCCGAAGGCATGATCAACTTCCTAGTGAAGGACCGGAGGCCGTCTAAAGAGGTTGAGGCAGTGGTCGTGGGGCCCTACTGA